One stretch of Arachis hypogaea cultivar Tifrunner chromosome 20, arahy.Tifrunner.gnm2.J5K5, whole genome shotgun sequence DNA includes these proteins:
- the LOC112785563 gene encoding protein FAR1-RELATED SEQUENCE 5-like, with protein MASSSITIGVAVALTVRPLLLWKVTLWPSSHTSSIHLFPLISKSAEFDEEVHAYKAYGKYARDMGFTIRKRDLSRDEDGNLNRRYYVFNRQGTRDPKHYRLVDGKRNYKPETRTGYKARCSLNEADKAQIVYMKEYGFQTSQIVGILAKLVGGYGNLNFTKKDVYNFIDRDRCAKIEHKDAAAVVAYLQSKADVDPMFVARYTLLSTPLIRRIDIINLIFSGSNNHCLTCIFGFLVLANETRDTYTWLLKEFLDVMMNKEPSVVVTDDDDQMRQAIKEVSIYPNMTVPQFKAYWEEMIQKFDIGEDHWLLTKYANKEMWATIYLRGKFSASVRTTSRCEDYRNNELVTQFKSMYSKPLLTTGLDSIEQAAAMVYTAELFAEVEDQLAKVAALKHVGKSGMGSNVVHCVAKFRRPGRLYHVLHDVTSERIECECHRWKQSDIPCNHKGVDTSTL; from the exons ATGGCATCTTCCTCCATCACTATTGGTGTTGCGGTTGCCCTCACCGTGCGTCCATTGCTGTTGTGGAAAGTGACATTATGGCCCTCCTCTCACACCTCCTCCATACACCTCTTTCCATTAATTTCTAAG AGTGCTGAGTTTGACGAGGAGGTTCATGCCTATAAAGCTTACGGAAAGTATGCGAGAGATATGGGTTTTACTATCCGTAAAAGAGACCTGTCAAGAGATGAGGATGGAAATTTGAATAGAAGGTACTATGTTTTCAATCGCCAAGGGACAAGGGATCCAAAACACTATCGTCTAGTCGACGGAAAGAGGAATTATAAACCAGAGACTAGAACTGGTTACAAGGCACGTTGTTCT TTGAATGAGGCTGACAAAGCCCAGATTGTTTACATGAAGGAATATGGGTTTCAAACTTCTCAAATTGTTGGGATTTTGGCTAAGCTTGTTGGTGGCTATGGTAACCTTAATTTCACGAAGAAGGATGTTTATAACTTCATTGATCGGGATAGGTGTGCAAAGATAGAGCACAAAGATGCTGCGGCCGTAGTAGCTTATCTTCAGAGTAAGGCAGATGTGGACCCAATGTTTGTTGCTCGTTATACACTA CTTTCGACTCCACTTATAAGAAGGATAGATATAATAAACCTGATTTTCTCTGGATCAAATAATCATTGCTTGACTTGCATATTTGGGTTTCTTGTGCTTGCCAATGAAACTCGAGATACCTACACATGGTTGCTGAAGGAATTTTTGGATGTCATGATGAACAAGGAACCAAGTGTTGTAGTGACTGACGATGACGATCAAATGCGACAAGCAATAAAGGAG GTATCGATATATCCTAATATGACGGTACCCCAATTTAAAGCTTACTGGGAAGAAATGATTCAGAAATTTGACATTGGTGAGGACCACTGGCTTTTAACCAAATATGCCAATAAAGAAATGTGGGCCACTATATACCTACGTGGAAAGTTTAGTGCAAGTGTTAGAACAACATCTCGATGTGAAG ATTACCGTAACAATGAACTCGTTACTCAATTCAAGTCTATGTATAGTAAGCCATTGCTGACTACTGGGTTGGACTCCATTGAGCAGGCTGCAGCAATGGTTTACACTGCAGAATTATTTGCAGAGGTGGAGGATCAACTAGCAAAAGTTGCTGCACTAAAGCATGTCGGCAAAAGTGGTATGGGCAGTAATGTTGTTCATTGTGTTGCAAAATTTAGACGACCAGGTAGACTTTATCATGTTCTTCATGATGTGACTTCAGAAAGGATTGAATGTGAGTGTCACCGTTGGAAACAAAGTGACATACCATGCAACCATAAAGGAGTAGATACCTCTACATTGTGA